The following is a genomic window from Nguyenibacter vanlangensis.
GTTTTTCGTAATTCAGGGCCAGGTCCTCGAAATCGGCGAAGGCGCGCTTGCGCTGCATCAGCCCGAAGCCACGCAGCGAATCGTCGGAGAAGGCCGAGAATTGCAGGTCCTGCGGATTGCGCAACGGCCGCCACAGTTGCTGGCCGCTGCCGGTCCAGATCGACAGGGCCTCGCTGTCATGCGCGGCGGGGCGCCAGTCATCGACATGGTTGCGGTCGTTGGCGTCGAAATAGAACATGCCCGTCAGCGGCGCGATCCCGGGTTCGGCGATCGCCGCGCGGGGATAGAGGGAGGATTGCACGTCGAAGGTCGTCAACTCGCCGGGGCGGATGGTGAAGCTGAACGCCCCCGCCACCGAGGGGCTGTCCAGCAGCGCGTGCACCACCACGGCATCGACGCCCGGCTGCGGCCGTTCCAGCCAGAAGGCGCGGAACAGGGCGAATTCCTCGCCCTTCGGGTTGCCGGTGCCGTCGGCGAAACCGCGCGCCGACAGGCCGTAATTCTGCCCCTTGGCCACCGCGCGGAAATAGGATGCGCCGAGGAAGACGCAGAATTCCTCCATCACGCCCGGCGTGTTGATGGCATAGCGCAGGCGCAGCCCGGCGAAGCCCAGATCGTCGGTCACGCGCAGGGCGGGGTCGCCGTAGCTGAACAGGTCGGGGTTATAGGGCACCGGCGCCGCCTTGCCGTCCACGACCTCATAGATCTCGATCCGCGGGCGGTACAGGAAGCCGCGCGGGAAGAATTCGACGTCGAAGGCCAGGTTCTGGCCGTGCCACAGCGCCTGGTCGGGCCGGTAGGCGATCGCGCGGTACTGGTCGAAATTCAGCTTGTCGATCGCGGCCGGCAGGGCCTGGTCGGGCGCGCGGTACGGGCGGCGCGACAGGGACTGGGCGATCTGCCGCACCGTGCCGCCGTCGAACGGGCCGGTCGGCGCGGGTCCGGCCGGGGCATCGGCGGCGGCGGCGTCCCCGACAGGGGCGACATTGCCCAGCAGGGACAGAAGGGACAGGCCGGCACCTGTCTTAACGAGATCGCGTCTTAACATCCTGGCTCCCCGGGGCGCGCGTCACGCGGGCCCGTTCGTCATGTCTTATTGTCGTTATTGTAGCATCAGCCCTGTTCGCGGCGCCCGAACAATCGGGCCATCGGGCCATCGCGACCGTCTGCCTGCGTCCTATGGCGTTTTTGCGGCATCCGGCGTGCCGAGCCGAGCCGCCAGCGCGTCCAGCGCCGTGGCGGCGGCGGCGTGCGCGGTGCGCTCGATCTCGCGGTAGAGGCGCACGACCTCCTGCCCCGCCGGCGACAGGGCGGCCCCGCCGCCGCCGCCGGGGCGGGCGGCGACCACCGGTTCGGCGAATGCGCCGTTGAGCGATTCCACCAGCAGCCAGGCGCGGCGATAGGACATGCCCATGGCCCGGGCGGCCGCCGAGATCGATCCCGTCTCGCCGATCGCCTCGAGCAGGCGGATCTTGCCGTGGCCCAGCAACGGCCGGTCCCGCGTGTCGATCCGCAGCGTCAGACGCATCCCCGTCATCGCACCTCCGCCTTCGCCACCCCGCGGCCCATTCGGTTGCAGCCCATCGGTTGCAGCCTGGGCCGGGGGCCGCCATGCTATGCTGGAGTGTTCCGCCGCCTGTCGAGAGCAATTTTGCGCATGACGCCCCCTCTTCCGGCCATGACGGCCCCATCATCCGTGACGGCGCCCGCCGCCTGGCGCGGCATGCGGGCCGCCGACCTGTCCGCCGTGATCGCGATCGCCGCGCGCGTCCATCCGGATTACCCGGAGGACGCGGCGGTGTTCGGCGAGCGGCTGGCGCTGTGCCCGGCGGGTTGCCTGGTGCTGGAGGGGGCCGGCGGGCCGGACGGCTATGTGCTGAGCCATCCCTGGCGGGACGACGTGCCGCCCGCGCTGAATGTCGCGCTGGGCGCGTTGCCGGCGCGGCCCGATTGCTGGTACCTGCACGATATTGCCCTGCTGCCGCATGCCCGTGGCCGGAACGCGCCGGCCGCCGCGCTGGCGATGCTGGCGGCGCGGGCGCGAAAGGCCGGCCTGTCGCGGATCGTGCTGGTCGCCACCGGCAGCGCCGGCGCCTATTGGCTCCGGGCGGGCTTCACCCCCCTGGACAGGCCCCGGGCGGCGGCGATCCTGCGCAGCTATGACCCGGCGGCGCGGCTGATGAGCCGCGCCGTGGGGCCCGAGGGCCCGAGGACTGACTGACGGTCAGCGGGGCAGCGATGCGCGCACCCCCTGCGTGCGGATGGCGTGCCGCGCGGCGACGATCGCCTGGGTCAGCGCCGGGGTCTGCACGTCGCGCCAGCCGTCGAAGGCGGGCAGCGCCAGCCCGGCCGCCAGGTCGTCCGCGCCGGCCAGGGCGATCCGCGCCGGATCCAGTGTCGGCTCGAACGGGGTGTAGGCCGCGCCGGACTCGTCCTTGCCGCGCAGCATTTCCAGATAGGCGGCGATGCCGAAGGCGATCCGCGACAGATCCCCGCCATCGGCCAGGGTGCGGCGCACGGTCTCGGTCCAGTAGACCTGGACCTTGGACGAGCCGTCGCCGCCCACGCGCAGCAACTGGTCGGCCATCGCGGGGTTGGAGAAACGGCTGAGCACGCTGCGCCGGTATTCCTGCGGGTCCAGCCCTTCGGGCGCGGTCAGGCGCGGAATCACGTCGCGTTCCAGGTAGGCGTTGACGAAGCGTTCCAGATCCGGGTCGCGCAGCGCCTCGTCGACATGGCGATAGCCCAGCAGGATGCCCGGGAAGGCCAGCAGGATGTGCGAGGCGTTCAGCATCCGCACCTTGACCTGCTCGTACCCCGTCACGTCGTCGACGAACTGCACCCCCGCCTGTTCCAGGGCGGGGCGGCCGGCGCAGAATGTGTCCTCGACCACCCATTGGGTGAAATCCTCGGCCACCAGCGGCAGCGCGTCGTCCAGGCCGCTCGCGGCGTTCAGCTCGGCGGCGATCGCCGCGTCGACCGACGGGGTGATGCGGTCGACCATGGCGTTGGGGAAGGTGACGTGCCGTTCGATCCACTCCGCCAGCCCGGCGTCGCGCGCCCGGGCATAGCCCAGGAAGGCCGTGCGGGCGACGTCGCCGTTATGGCGCAGATTGTCGCAGGACAGCACGGTGAACGGCCCCGCGCCGGCGGCGCGGCGGCGGGCCAGGGCCTCGACCACGAAGCCGAAGATGGTGGCGGGCGGCGCGTCCCCCGCCAGGTCGGCCTGGACCGCGGGCGTATCCAGGCGGAACCGGCCGGTGGTCTCGTCGATATTGTAGCCGCCTTCGGTGATCGTCATGCTGACGATGCGGATGGCCGGATCGGCCAGCAGGTCCAGCACCGCATGCGGGTCGGACGGCGCCAGCAGATAGGCGCGCAGCGCGCCGATCACCCGCACCGCGCGCGCGCCGTCCGGCGCGGCCTCGGTCAGCGAATAGAGGCAATCCTGCGCGCGGAACGTCTCGGCCTTGCGTTCCGAGCGCGCGCCGCCGGTCAGCCCGACGCCGGCGATGCCCCAGCCCTGCTGGCCGGGCAGGCCCAGGCAGCGATCGACATAGAATGCCTCATGCGCCCGGAAGAAATTGCCGACGCCGAAATGGACGATCCCGGTGCGGATTGCGGACGGGTCATAGCCCGGAGCGGAAATGCCGGCGGGCAGTGACTCCAGAATGGTCCGGTTCATCATGTCGCCTCTTTCTCCTTCTCGGTCTTGGTCGGTACCTCGTGGGGTACGTCGTGCGGCGATGCGGTGCATCCGGACCAGAGCGCGCGAACCGCGCGGTCCAGGTCGGCATGCAGCATCGCCAGGGTGAACTGCATCACCGGGCTCCAGTCGGGACCCGGGTGATGCAGCACTGTCAGGACCGCCGTCGCCCCGTCCTCGTTCTGCGGGCGATGGCGGCGGCGCGTTCTGGCTTCGCGCTCGCAGCGGCGGCCGAGCTGCGCGAGCACGCGGGCGAGCGCCTGCCGTTCGGCATCCAGCGCGCCGCCCGTGGCCAGGGTTTCCCCCATGATCGCGGCACGGGCGGTAAAAACCGCGCTGCCCCGCAGGCGGCGCAGCAGGGCGGGCAGTCCGTCCAGCAGCGGATCGCCGCGGCGGCGCAGGAAGCCCAGCCCCTCGACCTGGGCCTCGGCCACCGCGCCGTAGATTTCCTGCAGATGCGTCCGAAAGGCCTCGTCCGCCGACTCGATCGCATCATGGTCCAGGGTGCCCCGCAGGGCCTGGTCCAGCAGGTCGGCGATGTCGCCGACCAGGCGCGCCGCGCCGCGCAGCACGTCCCGCCTGGCTTCGTCATGCAACACAAGGAACGAGACCGCAAGCGAGGTGATCACCCCGATCATGATCGAGGCGATGCGGTCGAGCGGCCGCAGGAAGGGGCTGCCGTGCGCGGGGAACAGCAGCACGATCATCAGGGTTACCGCCGCGAAGCGCAGCGCGGGGCGTATCGCGGCCAGGACGGCCAGCGGCGTCAGCACCAGCCAGAACACCAGCCAGGGGGGCAGCGGCGTGCCCAGGATCAGCACGATGGCGAAGACCCCCGCCCCGGCCCCCAGCAGCGTGCCCACCACCTGGTCGCGCCCGGTGGTCAGGGTCTGGGTGATGCGGCTCTGGGTCACGATGACCGAGGTGATGACCGACCAGACCGGCTCGTGCAGATGCACCGCCCGGGCCAGCAGGTCGGACAGCAGCACCGAGACCAGCAGTCGCACCGCCTGGCGCAGTTCGGGGCCCCGCGGATGCTGGGCCCGCCGGAACGCCGCCCACCAGCCGGCCGGGGCGGCTGAGGACGACGTCATGACCCTATTTTCCGTCGGCTCCGTCCAGCGGGAACGGGACCCAGCGCATTCCGTCGGCATTCTGCACGAGGAACAGCACCGAGCGCCTGTGCTGCGCCCGCGCCGCGTCCAGCAGGCGCCGCACGTCGGCCGGCGTGGACACGTCGGATTGCTGGACCTCGGTGATCACGTCGCCGGGGCGCAGGCCCCTGTCCGCCGCCGGCCCGTCCTGGGCCACCTGGGTCACGACCACGCCCTTCTGGCCCTCGGTCAGGTTGTATTTCTGGCGCGCCACGTCGTCGATCGCCGCCACGGTGAAGCCCAGCCCGTCCAGCGGGACGCTGCCCTGCGGCCTGGCCGCCGGCTTCTTCGGCGCGGGCGGGGGCGTGTCGTCGGGCAGCGCCCCCACCGTGACGGGCATGGTCAGGCCGTGGCCATGGCGCCAGACGCCCAGCGTGACGACCTTGCCCGGGATTTCGTCGGCCATCAGGCGCGGCAGGGCCCGCCCGTCGATCGGCTTGCCGTCCAGCGACAAGATCACGTCGCCGGTCTGCAGTTTCGCGTTCGCTGCGGGGCCCTTGGGCTCGACGCCGGCGATCAGCGCGCCGTGCGCGTCCTTGAGCCCCAGCCCGTCGGCGATGTCCTGCGTCACGTCCTGGATGCGCACGCCGATCCAGCCGCGCGACACCTTGCCGGTGCGGCGCAACTGCTCGATGATTCCCCGGGCCTCGGCCGAGGGGATGGAGAAGCCGATGCCGATCGACCCGCCCGAGGGCGAGTAGATGGCGGTGTTGATGCCGATCACCTGCCCCTGCATGTCGAAGAGCGGGCCGCCGGAATTGCCCTTGTTGATCGGCGCGTCGGTCTGGATGAAATCGTCGTACGGTCCCTGCTCGATATTGCGGCCGCGCGACGAGATGATGCCCGCCGTCACCGTGCCGGACAGGCCGAACGGGTTGCCGATCGCCAGCACCCAGTCCCCCACCCGGGCGCGGTCGCTGTCGCCGAAGCCGACGGCGGGCAGCGGATGGGGCGAATCGACCTTCAGCACCGCCAGGTCGGTGCGGTCGTCATGTCCGATCTCATGCGCCTTGAGCACCGTGTTGTCCTGCAGCGTGACCGTGATCTGGTCGGCATGGCGGATCACGTGGTTGTTGGTGACCACGATGCCGGACGGGTCGATGATGAAGCCCGAGCCGAGCGCCTGCATCTTGCGCGGCGCGGCCTCGGGGCCGTTCTGGCGGTTCATGAAATCGTGGAAGAATTTCTCGAAGGGCGAGCCTTCGGGGAAATTCGGGATCTGCGGCGCGTCGCCGCCGCCGTCACCGTCGCCCTCGGCGTCGCCGTCCTCGTCGCCCGGCTTGACCGTCTCGGTGGTCGAGACATTGACCACCGCCGGCAGCAGGCGCGCCGCCAGGTCGGCGAAGCTGTCGGGCATGCCGCGTCCCGGGACGGGCGGCGGCGGGAGCACCGCCCCCGGCGCCGCGGGGACCGCCGGATGCGGCACGATCGCCGGTTCGGCCCGAGCCGCGCCCCCGGGGGACAGGGAAAGGGCCGCCGCAAGCCCGGCGAGGGCGAGCGGACGGAAGAAAACCGGAACAGGCAGGGACATCGGGCGGGCGGTTCCTGAAAAGCGGGTCGTCGGTAAACAGGTCGTCGACAAGACGGGCATCCTGGAGGCGGGCATCCTAGAGCATGATCCCGGCGGACGGAAATCGGGGAAACCAGGCAGGGGGACAACCGTGATAACCCCCGTGCGCGGCGGGAAGTTCCCCCTTGGCGGCTTTTGAAAAACGCCTGCTACAGCGCGGCGCCGCCGGGCGCGCCGGTCAGGTCCACCAGCCAGGCCGCCACGGCCTCGCCCAGCAGGCGGTAGCCGCGATCGCCCATATGCAGCCCGTCGGGCGACAATTCGTCGCGCGCCAGGCCCAGTTCGGCGCACCAGGATTTCATGCGGGCATAGCGGCCGAAGACCGGGATCCCCAGGTCGGCGCCGATGCGGTGCACCGCGGCGACGAAGGCCGGGAAGGCCGCGCATTCCTCGAGCATCCGGCAATATTGCGGGTCCATCAGCACCAGCTCCGCCCCCGCCGCGCGGGTGGCCAGCAGGTCCTGCCGGGTCAGTGCCTCGTAGGTCTCGACCGGCACGCCCTGCCAGGCATCGTTGCTGCCGGTCTGCCAGAGCACCAGGTCCGAGCCGTCGGCCAGCAGGTCGGCCAGGCGCGCATGCATCTCGGCCGCGCCGTTGCCGCCGACCCCGCGATTGATCACGGCGAGCCCGCCCGGCACCATCGGCGCCAGCGCGCGTTCGAAGACCGGGCCGAACCCGTGCGCGGGCGCGCTGGCGCCCACGCCCTCGATCGTCGAGGAGCCGAACAGCGTCACCCGCACCGGCCGGCCCTGCAGCAGGCGGGCGGTCAGGCGGGGAAGGAAGGGCGCCCCGACATGCGTGCCGGGGGTGTGGGCGACAGGCGCCGCGGGGGCGGGATCGGACATCAATGGGCTCGTTTCAGGCCGGATACGGGGGGTGTCGTCATCTCGCGGCCCGGCTCGGTCGCCGCCTGCATCTTCTGCCGCACCCGGCGCCGGTCGAGAACCGTCGCCAGCCCCCACAGGATCGAAAATCCGATCACATTCACCGCGACCTGCAGCATCCAGCCCGACCCGAACGAGGTGAAGACCAGCCGCGCATACAGGTCGATGACCGTCCCGGCCGCGAAGATTTCGAGCGAATGGCGGCCGAACAGCGCCATCAATCGCCCGAACCGGCCCTCGGCCACGCCCCGCGCCCCGTGCGAGGACTGCACCAGGTAGAAGATCGCCATCACGTCCACCAGCCGCAGCGGGGCCAGGACGCTCTTGTCCGGTGCGGGGATGGCGAAGGGCCGCAGGTCCGGCAGCCCCCACAGCGACCAGGGAAAGACCTCGAAGGCCGACAGCACCAGATAGGCGCCGCACAGGCCGCGCAGCCAGCCGACCGCCGGCAGGCTGCCGCCCCGCCGGCCGGCCAGGACCGAGGCGCACGCCCCCAGCGTGAACAGGAACTGCCAGGCCAGCGGGTCGAAATACCATCCGTCCGGATCCAGCCAGTTGGGGAAATTGATCGTCGGATCCAGGTTGATCAGCAGCCACAGCCCGCCGCTGAGCGCGAGCGTCAGCACCAGCGAGCGGCGCATCAGCAGGTAGACCAGCGGAAAGGCCGCTAGCAGCACGATATAGAGCGGCAGGATGTTCAGGTTGCTGGGCAGCGCGTCCAGGAACATCACCCGCCAGAAGGCGCTGAGCCCGTGCGCCAGCTCGGGTTCCAGGAAATCAACCGGCACAGGCCAGAACGACCGCCAGGCCCGGATGGTCGCGGTGGTGACCACCACCATGACGGCCTGGAAGACATAGAGCCGCGCGCAGCGCCGCCACACCCGCCCCAGCCCGGCGCGCAGGCCCACCCGGTCGAAATTCCGGCCATAGGCCAGCCACGAGGCGTAGCCCGCCAGCAGCACGAAGATTTCCGCCGCGTCGGCGAAGCCGACATTGCGCAGGGTGAAGCGGTTCAGGACGTTCTGGGGGATATGGTCGACGAACATCATCAGCAGCGCGACGCCGCGCAGCGCATCGACCCGATGGTCGCGCGCACGGCGCGGGGCGGCGGCGCCCGCCTGCCCGGCCCCGGGCGCCCCGCGAGACCGGGACGGTGGGCGCTGGGACACGGAAGAGGTCATGAAAGCCGGTTCCTCCTGCGGCGATGGACGATCCGTCCCTGACAGATGGAGCAGAATGCCCGGCAACTCCAGCCCCCGTTTCGATTCCTTACATGGGATGGGGAATGTGCGGCACAGGGCATAGGGCATGGGGCATGGGCCGATTTGCCGTGGCGGAAATTTCGCCTATGTCCGGTCTCGGATTCATAGCGGCGCCAGCGCCAGGAAGGACGGCCTTATGACGGACCCG
Proteins encoded in this region:
- a CDS encoding glucan biosynthesis protein G, which encodes MLRRDLVKTGAGLSLLSLLGNVAPVGDAAAADAPAGPAPTGPFDGGTVRQIAQSLSRRPYRAPDQALPAAIDKLNFDQYRAIAYRPDQALWHGQNLAFDVEFFPRGFLYRPRIEIYEVVDGKAAPVPYNPDLFSYGDPALRVTDDLGFAGLRLRYAINTPGVMEEFCVFLGASYFRAVAKGQNYGLSARGFADGTGNPKGEEFALFRAFWLERPQPGVDAVVVHALLDSPSVAGAFSFTIRPGELTTFDVQSSLYPRAAIAEPGIAPLTGMFYFDANDRNHVDDWRPAAHDSEALSIWTGSGQQLWRPLRNPQDLQFSAFSDDSLRGFGLMQRKRAFADFEDLALNYEKRPSLWIEPVGDWGAGAVDLVEIPTPNEVNDNIVSFWRPKGGLAAGREYTFTYRMYWGWDSPWPTRLARVAATRVGAVTDDKTARFFDIDFDGAPFANLPPDAKFHLVPSSSAGTIRNVVVEPNPNIHGWRTTFEFVPGDARIAELSCVLANDAGPVSEQWTYRWTP
- a CDS encoding LysR family transcriptional regulator → MTGMRLTLRIDTRDRPLLGHGKIRLLEAIGETGSISAAARAMGMSYRRAWLLVESLNGAFAEPVVAARPGGGGGAALSPAGQEVVRLYREIERTAHAAAATALDALAARLGTPDAAKTP
- a CDS encoding GNAT family N-acetyltransferase, whose protein sequence is MTPPLPAMTAPSSVTAPAAWRGMRAADLSAVIAIAARVHPDYPEDAAVFGERLALCPAGCLVLEGAGGPDGYVLSHPWRDDVPPALNVALGALPARPDCWYLHDIALLPHARGRNAPAAALAMLAARARKAGLSRIVLVATGSAGAYWLRAGFTPLDRPRAAAILRSYDPAARLMSRAVGPEGPRTD
- a CDS encoding mannitol dehydrogenase family protein, with protein sequence MMNRTILESLPAGISAPGYDPSAIRTGIVHFGVGNFFRAHEAFYVDRCLGLPGQQGWGIAGVGLTGGARSERKAETFRAQDCLYSLTEAAPDGARAVRVIGALRAYLLAPSDPHAVLDLLADPAIRIVSMTITEGGYNIDETTGRFRLDTPAVQADLAGDAPPATIFGFVVEALARRRAAGAGPFTVLSCDNLRHNGDVARTAFLGYARARDAGLAEWIERHVTFPNAMVDRITPSVDAAIAAELNAASGLDDALPLVAEDFTQWVVEDTFCAGRPALEQAGVQFVDDVTGYEQVKVRMLNASHILLAFPGILLGYRHVDEALRDPDLERFVNAYLERDVIPRLTAPEGLDPQEYRRSVLSRFSNPAMADQLLRVGGDGSSKVQVYWTETVRRTLADGGDLSRIAFGIAAYLEMLRGKDESGAAYTPFEPTLDPARIALAGADDLAAGLALPAFDGWRDVQTPALTQAIVAARHAIRTQGVRASLPR
- a CDS encoding FUSC family protein; protein product: MTSSSAAPAGWWAAFRRAQHPRGPELRQAVRLLVSVLLSDLLARAVHLHEPVWSVITSVIVTQSRITQTLTTGRDQVVGTLLGAGAGVFAIVLILGTPLPPWLVFWLVLTPLAVLAAIRPALRFAAVTLMIVLLFPAHGSPFLRPLDRIASIMIGVITSLAVSFLVLHDEARRDVLRGAARLVGDIADLLDQALRGTLDHDAIESADEAFRTHLQEIYGAVAEAQVEGLGFLRRRGDPLLDGLPALLRRLRGSAVFTARAAIMGETLATGGALDAERQALARVLAQLGRRCEREARTRRRHRPQNEDGATAVLTVLHHPGPDWSPVMQFTLAMLHADLDRAVRALWSGCTASPHDVPHEVPTKTEKEKEAT
- a CDS encoding DegQ family serine endoprotease; the encoded protein is MSLPVPVFFRPLALAGLAAALSLSPGGAARAEPAIVPHPAVPAAPGAVLPPPPVPGRGMPDSFADLAARLLPAVVNVSTTETVKPGDEDGDAEGDGDGGGDAPQIPNFPEGSPFEKFFHDFMNRQNGPEAAPRKMQALGSGFIIDPSGIVVTNNHVIRHADQITVTLQDNTVLKAHEIGHDDRTDLAVLKVDSPHPLPAVGFGDSDRARVGDWVLAIGNPFGLSGTVTAGIISSRGRNIEQGPYDDFIQTDAPINKGNSGGPLFDMQGQVIGINTAIYSPSGGSIGIGFSIPSAEARGIIEQLRRTGKVSRGWIGVRIQDVTQDIADGLGLKDAHGALIAGVEPKGPAANAKLQTGDVILSLDGKPIDGRALPRLMADEIPGKVVTLGVWRHGHGLTMPVTVGALPDDTPPPAPKKPAARPQGSVPLDGLGFTVAAIDDVARQKYNLTEGQKGVVVTQVAQDGPAADRGLRPGDVITEVQQSDVSTPADVRRLLDAARAQHRRSVLFLVQNADGMRWVPFPLDGADGK
- a CDS encoding SGNH/GDSL hydrolase family protein, which translates into the protein MSDPAPAAPVAHTPGTHVGAPFLPRLTARLLQGRPVRVTLFGSSTIEGVGASAPAHGFGPVFERALAPMVPGGLAVINRGVGGNGAAEMHARLADLLADGSDLVLWQTGSNDAWQGVPVETYEALTRQDLLATRAAGAELVLMDPQYCRMLEECAAFPAFVAAVHRIGADLGIPVFGRYARMKSWCAELGLARDELSPDGLHMGDRGYRLLGEAVAAWLVDLTGAPGGAAL
- a CDS encoding OpgC domain-containing protein, which codes for MTSSVSQRPPSRSRGAPGAGQAGAAAPRRARDHRVDALRGVALLMMFVDHIPQNVLNRFTLRNVGFADAAEIFVLLAGYASWLAYGRNFDRVGLRAGLGRVWRRCARLYVFQAVMVVVTTATIRAWRSFWPVPVDFLEPELAHGLSAFWRVMFLDALPSNLNILPLYIVLLAAFPLVYLLMRRSLVLTLALSGGLWLLINLDPTINFPNWLDPDGWYFDPLAWQFLFTLGACASVLAGRRGGSLPAVGWLRGLCGAYLVLSAFEVFPWSLWGLPDLRPFAIPAPDKSVLAPLRLVDVMAIFYLVQSSHGARGVAEGRFGRLMALFGRHSLEIFAAGTVIDLYARLVFTSFGSGWMLQVAVNVIGFSILWGLATVLDRRRVRQKMQAATEPGREMTTPPVSGLKRAH